One region of Longimicrobium sp. genomic DNA includes:
- a CDS encoding VWA domain-containing protein, translating to MIPGLTLAHPALRHLIALFPVVALIALLLWVRRRRDAAASLGDPALVRRLAPALERLPRRRVALLVLAALLLGIAAAGPTWGNEPVAAPRVADVVLILDASNSMLVEDVRPNRLERQRALARDFLQRVQGARVAIVVFAGAGYVVAPLTRDYDALDAYLEALAPEMVPQGGTSLSHAMRQGAALLFGGPGEQARGGLVLMSDGDALEELRDVELAATLLGRAGIAVHAVGIGTPGGGPVPDVVPGTGRREGYKRDLDGSIARSALGEPLLQRVAAVTRGSYRPIGAASAAELAAAVSTVRPGGPNWTQVRPGNRYEWFLGAALALLALDSVLESGVLRRRRRGGRVREEEA from the coding sequence GTGATCCCCGGGCTGACGTTGGCGCATCCGGCGCTGCGGCACCTGATCGCGCTCTTTCCCGTGGTCGCGCTGATCGCGCTGCTGCTGTGGGTGCGCCGCCGCCGCGACGCCGCCGCATCGCTGGGCGACCCCGCGCTGGTGCGCCGCCTGGCTCCCGCGCTGGAGCGGCTTCCGCGGAGGCGGGTGGCGCTGCTGGTGCTCGCCGCGCTCCTTCTGGGCATCGCCGCCGCGGGGCCGACGTGGGGGAACGAGCCGGTGGCCGCCCCGCGCGTGGCGGACGTGGTGCTGATCCTGGACGCGTCCAACTCCATGTTGGTGGAGGACGTGCGTCCGAACCGCCTGGAGCGGCAGCGGGCGCTCGCGCGCGACTTCCTGCAGCGCGTGCAGGGCGCGCGTGTGGCCATCGTCGTCTTCGCGGGGGCGGGTTACGTGGTGGCGCCGCTGACGCGCGACTACGACGCGCTCGACGCGTACCTGGAAGCGCTCGCCCCGGAGATGGTGCCGCAGGGCGGGACCTCGCTCTCGCACGCCATGCGGCAGGGCGCCGCGCTCCTCTTCGGCGGCCCGGGCGAGCAGGCGCGCGGCGGTTTGGTACTGATGAGCGACGGCGACGCGCTGGAGGAGCTGCGCGACGTGGAGCTCGCCGCGACGCTGCTGGGGCGCGCAGGGATCGCGGTGCACGCGGTGGGGATCGGCACCCCGGGCGGCGGGCCGGTTCCGGACGTGGTGCCCGGCACCGGCCGGCGCGAGGGCTACAAGCGCGACCTGGACGGCTCGATCGCGCGCTCCGCCCTGGGCGAGCCGCTCCTGCAGCGCGTCGCCGCCGTCACGCGCGGCAGCTACCGGCCGATCGGCGCGGCGTCGGCGGCGGAGCTGGCTGCGGCGGTGAGCACCGTGCGCCCGGGCGGCCCAAACTGGACGCAGGTGCGGCCGGGGAACCGCTACGAGTGGTTCCTGGGCGCGGCCCTGGCGCTGCTCGCGCTGGACTCGGTGCTGGAGTCGGGGGTGCTGCGCAGGCGGCGGCGTGGCGGGCGTGTGCGCGAGGAGGAGGCGTGA
- a CDS encoding VWA domain-containing protein, which translates to MSFGFEHPWAFALLLLLPLWGWWAAKKRVRPAVTFARTGLLASIAPRSARVWSWLPAAMRAVAFVLLVVALSGPRSGRQIVESESEGIGIVVAMDVSSSMLAEDFRPVNRLGAAKRTLASFVRDRESDRIGLVTFAGEALTMVPLTTDHSMLLTVLESMQVGQLEDGTAIGLGLAAAANRLRRIDGSRVVILLSDGENNRGNVNPRDAARAAAAYGIRVFTIGVGSKTRARIPIARTPAGLRYGFLPVSIDEPLLRDIASLTGGRYFRATDARGLRRIYEVIDQLVRSPVRIRRTVEYRELYLPFLLAGAALFLLEVLFRATRWGRLP; encoded by the coding sequence GTGAGCTTCGGCTTCGAGCACCCGTGGGCGTTCGCGCTCCTTCTTCTCCTCCCGCTCTGGGGTTGGTGGGCGGCGAAGAAGCGCGTGCGCCCCGCCGTCACGTTCGCGCGCACGGGCCTCCTGGCGAGCATCGCGCCGCGCAGCGCCCGCGTCTGGTCGTGGCTCCCGGCTGCGATGCGGGCGGTCGCGTTCGTACTGTTGGTCGTCGCGCTGTCCGGCCCGCGCTCCGGCCGCCAGATCGTGGAGAGCGAGTCGGAGGGGATCGGGATCGTGGTGGCGATGGACGTGTCGTCGTCGATGCTGGCGGAGGACTTCCGCCCCGTGAACCGGCTGGGCGCGGCCAAGCGGACGCTGGCGAGCTTCGTCCGCGACCGCGAGAGCGACCGCATCGGGCTGGTGACGTTCGCGGGGGAGGCGCTCACCATGGTGCCGCTGACCACCGACCATTCCATGCTGCTCACCGTCCTCGAAAGCATGCAGGTGGGGCAGCTCGAGGACGGCACCGCGATCGGGCTGGGCCTCGCCGCGGCGGCCAACCGCCTGCGCCGCATCGACGGCTCGCGCGTGGTGATCCTGCTGAGCGACGGCGAGAACAACCGCGGCAACGTCAACCCGCGCGACGCGGCCCGCGCCGCGGCCGCGTACGGCATCCGCGTCTTCACCATCGGCGTGGGCTCCAAGACGCGCGCCCGCATCCCCATCGCGCGCACGCCGGCCGGGCTTCGCTACGGCTTCCTCCCGGTGAGCATCGACGAGCCGCTCCTGCGCGACATCGCGAGCCTCACCGGCGGCCGCTACTTCCGCGCGACCGACGCGCGCGGGCTGCGGCGCATCTACGAAGTCATCGACCAGCTCGTGAGGAGCCCCGTCCGCATCCGCCGCACGGTGGAGTACCGCGAGCTGTACCTCCCCTTCCTGCTGGCGGGTGCGGCACTCTTCCTGTTGGAAGTCCTCTTCCGCGCGACCCGCTGGGGGAGGCTGCCGTGA
- a CDS encoding DUF58 domain-containing protein, which yields MGLLDLFRRRPSPPALPPPAPLQEILRQVRRVELRTRGLVTSRFSGEYHSVFKGQGIEFVEVREYLPGDDVRTIDWNVSARTGGVFVKKYVEERELTVLLAVDLSGSQRWGTRARFKSEMVVEAAATLAMSAVRNNDRVGLLVFTDRVELFVPPRKGRRHVMRILRDLIAFRPTGRGTDLAASIGYATRLLRSRSIVFVVSDFVVGPALADVDRAFTAASARHDVIPVVLTDPADDELPDAGLLRVRDPETGAEVIVDTSSDEIRQRYREAVRDERMAMRRIFRRLGMEEIALATNEPTSNAVLSFFRRRERRLRQ from the coding sequence ATGGGGCTGCTGGACCTTTTCCGGCGGCGCCCCAGCCCGCCCGCCCTTCCGCCCCCCGCTCCGCTCCAGGAGATCCTCCGCCAGGTGCGGCGGGTGGAGCTGCGCACGCGCGGGCTGGTGACCTCGAGGTTCAGCGGCGAGTACCATTCCGTGTTCAAGGGGCAGGGGATCGAGTTCGTGGAGGTGCGCGAGTACCTCCCTGGCGACGACGTGCGCACGATCGACTGGAACGTCTCCGCGCGCACGGGCGGCGTCTTCGTCAAGAAGTACGTGGAGGAGCGCGAGCTGACAGTGCTCCTCGCCGTCGACCTTTCCGGATCGCAGCGGTGGGGGACGCGGGCGCGCTTCAAGAGCGAGATGGTGGTGGAGGCCGCCGCCACGCTGGCGATGTCCGCCGTGCGCAACAACGACCGCGTGGGGCTCCTCGTCTTCACCGACCGCGTGGAGCTCTTCGTGCCCCCGCGAAAGGGGAGGCGCCACGTGATGCGCATCCTGCGCGACCTGATCGCCTTCCGGCCGACGGGGCGGGGGACGGACCTGGCGGCGTCGATCGGCTACGCGACGCGGCTGCTGCGCTCGCGCTCCATCGTCTTCGTGGTCTCGGATTTCGTCGTCGGCCCCGCGCTGGCCGATGTGGATCGCGCCTTCACGGCCGCATCCGCGCGCCACGACGTCATCCCCGTCGTCCTGACCGACCCCGCGGACGACGAGCTTCCCGACGCCGGACTCCTGCGCGTGCGCGATCCGGAAACGGGGGCGGAGGTGATCGTGGACACCAGCTCTGACGAGATCCGCCAGCGCTACCGCGAGGCCGTCCGCGATGAGCGCATGGCGATGCGGCGCATCTTCCGGCGCCTGGGGATGGAGGAGATCGCGCTGGCGACGAACGAGCCGACCTCCAACGCGGTGCTCTCCTTCTTCCGGCGCCGCGAGCGGAGGCTGCGGCAGTGA
- a CDS encoding AAA family ATPase produces MSIPSPYAPAEIPRAEFLDRVVEEVHRRVVGQQYMIERLLIGLLTGGHVLFEGLPGLAKTLAVRTLAETIHASFQRIQFTPDLLPADVVGTTIYNNRTGEFVPHRGPIFANIVLADEVNRAPAKVQAALLEAMQERQVTIGGETHPLPQPFLVLATQNPIEQTGTYPLPEAQVDRFMLKVRVGYPTRDEEREILRRGAGVGEEPVRRVAGPEEILAARRVVAGLYLDEKIADYILDLVGATRDPRSHGAAELQPLIEFGASPRATLALAACARAHAYLRGRNFVVPDDVKAIGPDVLRHRVVLTYEAEAEEVTSEDVVKRIFEVVRVP; encoded by the coding sequence ATGAGCATCCCTTCGCCGTACGCGCCCGCGGAGATCCCGCGCGCCGAGTTCCTGGACCGCGTCGTGGAAGAGGTGCACCGCCGCGTCGTGGGCCAGCAGTACATGATCGAGCGGCTCCTGATCGGGCTGCTCACGGGGGGGCACGTCCTCTTCGAAGGGCTCCCCGGCCTCGCCAAGACGCTCGCCGTGCGCACGCTCGCGGAGACGATCCACGCCTCGTTCCAGCGCATCCAGTTCACCCCCGACCTCCTTCCCGCCGACGTGGTGGGGACGACGATCTACAACAATCGCACGGGGGAGTTCGTGCCGCACCGCGGGCCGATCTTCGCCAACATCGTGCTGGCCGACGAGGTGAACCGCGCCCCCGCCAAGGTGCAGGCCGCGCTGCTGGAGGCGATGCAGGAGCGCCAGGTGACCATCGGCGGCGAGACGCACCCGCTGCCGCAGCCGTTCCTGGTGCTCGCCACGCAGAACCCCATCGAGCAGACCGGCACCTACCCCCTCCCCGAGGCGCAGGTCGACCGCTTCATGCTCAAGGTGCGCGTGGGCTACCCCACCCGCGACGAGGAGCGCGAGATCCTGCGGCGTGGGGCGGGCGTGGGCGAGGAGCCGGTGCGGCGCGTGGCCGGCCCGGAGGAGATCCTGGCCGCGCGGCGCGTGGTGGCGGGGCTCTACCTGGACGAAAAGATCGCCGACTACATCCTGGACCTGGTGGGCGCCACCCGCGACCCGCGCAGCCACGGCGCCGCCGAGCTGCAGCCGCTGATCGAGTTCGGCGCATCGCCACGCGCGACGCTGGCGCTGGCGGCCTGCGCGCGCGCCCATGCCTACCTGCGCGGCCGCAACTTCGTGGTGCCGGACGACGTGAAGGCGATCGGTCCCGACGTGCTGCGCCACCGCGTGGTGCTGACGTACGAGGCCGAGGCGGAGGAGGTGACTTCGGAGGACGTGGTGAAACGCATCTTCGAAGTCGTGCGCGTGCCCTGA
- a CDS encoding HEAT repeat domain-containing protein, with protein MHGNKSGSALLVELARGFALSEFYPLKHPTLVQGILKLDAALQAREDDTRIDVNPTCLVLAGEPTPRRSPHVERFAARLDEHGVRSLVLRRDMGIEAVGRFLSACTLPPRVARAVGGIAAALAAAGAARVSVNGDWIQPQSAQATASGARADGISLWSAQDMYEQVQLSAQRVATEDTAELRRMLHEGNDSQRVEALQRLELVAQYYMQKDEMDRAIVVLDELRGDAEQLHGRNPATRGAVMLAMHRIADPTIVDELVRRLGRTRSDEERTALRSTLLHLGAEAVSPLVRELTAASDLSARRAYRDTLVALDAVGVPLLEDMIGDQRWFVVRNMVGILGEIRSADAAEHFARTIHHADARVRRETILALTKYGDEQAVPLLVKALTDREASLRAAAALGLGLTKSQSAVAPLLERLAAETDAEALVEMLRALGRIGNPRVIPALAERAGAGGFFSRTPPAVRIEAVRALGEIGGDAARAVLQPLLRDRNGEVRDAVFKALSPTMA; from the coding sequence GTGCACGGCAACAAGAGCGGTTCCGCGCTGCTCGTGGAGCTCGCCCGGGGGTTCGCCCTCAGCGAGTTCTACCCCCTCAAGCACCCCACGCTGGTGCAGGGGATCCTCAAGCTGGACGCGGCCCTCCAGGCTCGCGAGGACGACACGCGCATCGACGTCAACCCCACCTGCCTGGTGCTGGCGGGTGAGCCGACGCCGCGCCGCTCGCCGCACGTGGAGCGCTTCGCCGCGCGGCTCGACGAGCACGGCGTGCGCTCGCTCGTGCTGCGCCGCGACATGGGGATCGAGGCGGTGGGGCGTTTCCTCTCCGCCTGCACCCTGCCGCCCCGGGTGGCCCGCGCTGTGGGCGGCATCGCGGCGGCGCTGGCGGCGGCGGGCGCGGCTCGCGTGTCCGTGAACGGCGACTGGATCCAGCCGCAGTCCGCGCAGGCGACCGCCTCCGGGGCGCGCGCCGACGGGATTTCGCTGTGGAGCGCGCAGGACATGTACGAGCAGGTGCAGCTCTCCGCGCAGCGCGTGGCGACGGAGGACACGGCCGAGCTGCGCCGCATGCTGCACGAGGGGAACGACAGCCAGCGGGTGGAGGCGCTCCAGCGGCTGGAGCTCGTGGCGCAGTACTACATGCAAAAAGACGAGATGGACCGCGCCATCGTCGTCCTCGACGAGCTGCGGGGTGACGCGGAGCAGCTCCATGGCCGCAACCCCGCCACCCGGGGCGCGGTGATGCTGGCCATGCACCGCATCGCCGATCCCACCATCGTCGACGAGCTGGTTCGGCGCCTGGGGCGCACCCGCTCCGACGAGGAGCGCACCGCCCTTCGCTCCACCCTGCTGCACCTGGGCGCAGAGGCGGTGTCGCCGCTGGTGCGCGAGCTGACGGCGGCGAGCGACCTCTCGGCGCGGCGCGCGTACCGCGACACGCTGGTGGCGCTGGACGCGGTGGGCGTGCCGCTGCTGGAGGACATGATCGGCGACCAGCGCTGGTTCGTGGTGCGCAACATGGTCGGCATCCTGGGCGAGATCCGCAGCGCGGACGCGGCGGAGCACTTCGCGCGGACCATCCACCACGCCGACGCCCGCGTGCGGCGCGAGACGATCCTGGCGCTCACCAAGTACGGCGACGAGCAGGCGGTGCCGCTCCTCGTCAAGGCGCTCACCGACCGCGAAGCCTCCCTGCGCGCGGCGGCGGCGCTGGGGCTGGGCCTCACCAAGTCGCAATCCGCCGTCGCCCCCCTCCTCGAACGCCTCGCCGCCGAGACGGACGCGGAGGCGCTGGTCGAGATGCTCCGCGCGCTGGGCCGCATCGGCAACCCGCGCGTGATCCCGGCGCTGGCGGAGCGCGCGGGTGCCGGCGGCTTCTTCTCCCGCACCCCCCCGGCGGTGCGCATCGAGGCCGTTCGCGCCCTCGGCGAGATCGGCGGCGACGCGGCCCGCGCGGTCCTCCAGCCCCTCCTCCGCGACCGCAACGGCGAAGTCCGCGACGCCGTCTTCAAGGCCCTCTCGCCCACGATGGCGTGA
- a CDS encoding pseudouridine synthase — protein sequence MPKPPRGERPPQESGEPVRLQAYLARSGVASRRACEELIAQGRVSVNGHQVTTPGTKVRPGQDRVTVDGEAVALEETVWLALHKPKGYVTSRHDNFGRRTIYDLLPEKYHSLFHVGRLDRDSEGLLLLTNDGDTSNRLLHPSFGTTKEYLVDVEGKLTNHEMERLLEGVELEEGLARAEEVQRLHPVDVDVFRVRVVLREGKKREIRRMMEAIEHPVRRLTRRRFGPVELGELPSGKWRVIAPSELSALGKEGKRPPRKRVRPERQDSEE from the coding sequence ATGCCGAAGCCCCCCCGGGGTGAGCGCCCCCCGCAGGAGAGCGGCGAGCCCGTACGCCTGCAGGCCTACCTGGCCCGCTCCGGTGTGGCCAGCCGCCGCGCCTGCGAAGAGCTGATCGCGCAGGGGCGCGTGTCCGTGAACGGCCACCAGGTGACGACGCCCGGCACCAAGGTGCGTCCGGGGCAGGATCGCGTGACGGTGGACGGCGAGGCGGTGGCCCTGGAGGAGACGGTGTGGCTGGCGCTGCACAAGCCCAAGGGCTACGTCACCAGCCGCCACGACAACTTCGGCCGCCGCACCATCTACGACCTGCTGCCGGAGAAGTACCACTCGCTCTTCCACGTGGGCCGGCTGGACCGCGACAGCGAGGGGCTCCTGCTGCTCACCAACGACGGCGACACCTCCAACCGGCTGCTGCACCCCTCGTTCGGCACCACCAAGGAGTACCTGGTGGACGTGGAGGGAAAGCTGACGAACCACGAGATGGAGCGGCTGCTGGAGGGCGTGGAGCTCGAAGAAGGGTTGGCCAGGGCGGAGGAGGTGCAGCGCCTTCACCCGGTGGACGTGGACGTCTTTCGCGTGCGCGTGGTGCTGCGCGAAGGGAAGAAGCGCGAGATCCGCCGTATGATGGAAGCCATCGAGCACCCGGTGCGCCGGCTCACGCGGCGGCGCTTCGGGCCGGTGGAGCTGGGCGAGCTTCCATCCGGCAAGTGGCGCGTCATCGCTCCCAGCGAGCTGAGCGCGCTCGGCAAGGAAGGGAAGCGCCCGCCCCGCAAGCGCGTCCGGCCCGAGCGGCAGGATTCCGAGGAGTAG
- the scpB gene encoding SMC-Scp complex subunit ScpB: protein MRASRIVEALLFASESPLSAAELARADEELDEERVEAAVAELRAEYDRHERAFTVFEVGGGFQLLTRPEYAPVLERFDSVPATHRLSGPALETLAIIAYRQPVGRAEVEEIRGVGAGGVLKTLQERGLVDVVGRGEGLGRPLLYGTTTFFLQHFGFRTLDDLPRPEELPVVLARREPGAGPDAEAPPG, encoded by the coding sequence GTGAGGGCGAGCCGCATCGTGGAAGCGCTCCTCTTCGCCAGCGAGTCGCCGCTGAGCGCGGCGGAGCTGGCGCGGGCGGACGAGGAGCTGGACGAGGAGCGGGTGGAGGCGGCCGTCGCCGAGCTGCGGGCGGAGTACGACCGGCACGAGCGCGCCTTCACCGTCTTCGAGGTGGGCGGCGGATTCCAGCTCCTCACGCGCCCCGAGTACGCGCCGGTGCTGGAGCGGTTCGACTCGGTGCCGGCCACGCACCGCCTCAGCGGCCCGGCGCTGGAGACGCTCGCCATCATCGCGTACCGCCAGCCGGTAGGGCGCGCGGAGGTGGAGGAGATCCGCGGGGTGGGCGCGGGCGGCGTGCTGAAGACGCTGCAGGAGCGCGGGCTGGTGGACGTGGTGGGGCGCGGCGAAGGGCTGGGCCGTCCCCTGCTGTATGGCACGACGACGTTTTTCCTTCAACACTTCGGGTTCCGCACGCTGGACGACCTTCCGAGACCGGAGGAGCTTCCGGTGGTGCTGGCCCGCCGAGAACCTGGAGCTGGTCCCGATGCCGAAGCCCCCCCGGGGTGA
- a CDS encoding segregation/condensation protein A translates to MTATAEAAVRGPFEIDLERFSGPLDLLLHLIRNQDVDIFDIPIARITQQFLDAIRTLERWELERAGEFLEMAATLVRIKAQMLFPRRPDDEEGEDPRADLVRRLLEYEHFREAARLLEQAERDRSRLFARGFVEVRPAPRLADLPLDTSWDEVWSAAISMAERLGADEPVHTVRGRDVKIEDKMDEIAAALHHARRVEFAQLVMPWGTRIHAVASLLACLEMAKRSMVRVRQAAPFASLWIYRSRPREG, encoded by the coding sequence ATGACGGCGACGGCGGAGGCGGCGGTCCGGGGTCCGTTCGAGATCGACCTGGAGCGCTTCTCCGGGCCGCTGGACCTGCTGCTGCACCTGATCCGCAACCAGGACGTCGACATCTTCGACATCCCCATCGCGCGGATCACGCAGCAGTTCCTGGACGCCATCCGCACGCTGGAAAGGTGGGAGCTGGAGAGGGCGGGGGAGTTCCTGGAGATGGCGGCGACGCTGGTGAGGATCAAGGCGCAGATGCTCTTCCCCCGCCGTCCGGACGACGAGGAGGGGGAGGACCCCCGCGCCGACCTGGTGCGGCGCCTGCTGGAGTACGAGCACTTCCGCGAGGCCGCGCGCCTCCTGGAGCAGGCCGAGCGCGACCGCAGCCGCCTCTTCGCCCGCGGCTTCGTGGAGGTGCGCCCGGCGCCGCGTCTGGCCGACCTGCCGCTGGACACGTCGTGGGACGAGGTGTGGAGCGCCGCCATCAGCATGGCCGAGAGGCTGGGCGCGGACGAGCCGGTGCACACCGTGCGCGGCCGCGACGTGAAGATCGAGGACAAGATGGACGAGATCGCCGCCGCCCTCCACCACGCGCGCCGCGTGGAGTTCGCGCAGCTGGTCATGCCATGGGGTACGCGCATCCACGCCGTCGCGTCGCTGCTGGCGTGCCTGGAGATGGCGAAGCGGTCGATGGTGCGCGTGCGCCAGGCGGCGCCCTTTGCGTCGCTCTGGATCTACCGGAGCCGACCGCGGGAAGGGTAG
- a CDS encoding site-2 protease family protein, with amino-acid sequence MENTLNTLLLYLPVLCLAFTVHEFGHAWVALRQGDDTAARLGRVTLDPRSHIDPIGSLLFPALATLGGGIPLLGWAKPVPVDVRKLRNYRTGDILVSLAGVFMNFVLVVLFTVSLAVFFAVVGGIPNEGTVAHTVLRFIEAGIQVNLGLIFFNILPIPPLDGSKVLYHFLPPGARESYRQLDQYGFLILWGLLLTGTLDFLWPVVGRIEGVFWGLASLAA; translated from the coding sequence ATGGAGAACACGCTCAACACTCTGCTGCTCTACCTCCCGGTTCTCTGTCTCGCCTTCACCGTCCACGAGTTCGGCCACGCCTGGGTCGCGCTCAGGCAGGGCGACGATACGGCGGCGAGGCTGGGGCGCGTCACGCTCGATCCGCGCTCGCACATCGATCCCATCGGGAGCCTGCTCTTTCCCGCGCTCGCCACGCTGGGGGGCGGCATCCCGCTGCTGGGATGGGCGAAGCCGGTGCCCGTGGACGTGCGCAAGCTGCGCAACTACCGCACGGGCGACATCCTGGTGTCGCTTGCCGGCGTGTTCATGAACTTCGTGCTGGTGGTGCTCTTCACCGTTTCGCTCGCGGTGTTCTTCGCGGTCGTGGGCGGCATCCCCAACGAAGGGACCGTCGCCCACACGGTGCTGAGATTCATCGAGGCCGGCATTCAGGTAAATCTCGGGCTGATCTTCTTCAACATCCTCCCGATCCCGCCGCTGGACGGTTCCAAGGTGCTGTACCACTTCCTGCCCCCGGGCGCGCGCGAGTCGTACCGGCAGCTCGACCAGTACGGGTTCCTGATCCTGTGGGGGCTTCTGCTCACGGGGACGCTGGACTTCCTCTGGCCCGTGGTCGGCCGGATCGAGGGGGTCTTCTGGGGCCTGGCGTCGCTGGCGGCATGA
- the rpsT gene encoding 30S ribosomal protein S20 translates to MPNVKSAEKRMRTSALRNERNRAFRSKLRTALKKVRAADTADTGSEAFREAASLLDRAAHKRIIHPNKAARAKSRILARLSKLAA, encoded by the coding sequence TTGCCCAACGTCAAGTCCGCCGAGAAGAGGATGCGGACCAGCGCGCTCCGCAACGAGCGTAACCGCGCGTTCCGCTCCAAGCTTCGCACTGCCCTGAAGAAGGTCCGCGCCGCCGACACTGCCGACACCGGCAGCGAAGCGTTCCGCGAGGCTGCCTCGCTGCTGGATCGTGCCGCCCACAAGCGGATCATCCACCCGAACAAGGCCGCCCGCGCGAAGTCGCGCATCCTGGCGCGCCTGAGCAAGCTGGCCGCCTAG
- a CDS encoding HD domain-containing protein: MSIAFPRAAAVRVDPRAFCGPAFPWPLVRDLADGRDVTACYLVHEKQRKETKSAKPYLHLVLGDRTGTIEAKVWDDADRLDRAFDADDVIGVRGKTSTYNDKLQLTVTWAETLEVVEDDLEFFIPCSPRDRGEMARELDLLVNSVGDPALRTLLTRCVGKGTALGKQFRIHPAAKRNHHAYLGGLLEHSISVAKACDRMCSHYLNQGARLDRDLLVTGAILHDIGKVRELAARRTFSYTDEGQLLGHILIGLQIVTREAEAIPAIRPDKLLHLQHLIASHQGRLEWASPKEPQTLEAMILHMADDLDAKMNPAMAALAAVDDGGWTAYDRSMGRSLFQPPAFPATSQVEPVPAAEVVGVVLDMFRG, from the coding sequence ATGAGCATCGCCTTCCCCCGCGCCGCGGCCGTGCGCGTGGACCCGCGCGCCTTCTGCGGCCCCGCGTTCCCCTGGCCGCTGGTGCGCGACCTGGCGGACGGGCGCGACGTGACGGCGTGCTACCTGGTGCACGAGAAGCAGCGCAAGGAGACCAAGAGCGCCAAGCCCTACCTGCACCTCGTGCTGGGCGACCGCACCGGGACCATCGAGGCCAAGGTGTGGGACGATGCCGACCGCCTGGACCGCGCCTTCGACGCGGACGACGTGATCGGCGTCCGCGGCAAGACGAGCACGTACAACGATAAACTCCAGCTCACCGTCACCTGGGCGGAGACGCTGGAGGTGGTGGAGGACGACCTGGAGTTCTTCATCCCGTGCAGCCCCCGCGACCGCGGCGAGATGGCGCGCGAGCTGGACCTCCTGGTCAACTCCGTGGGCGACCCCGCGCTGCGCACCCTGCTGACGCGCTGCGTGGGGAAGGGGACGGCGCTGGGGAAGCAGTTCCGCATCCACCCCGCCGCCAAGCGCAACCACCACGCGTACCTGGGCGGCCTGCTGGAGCACTCGATCTCGGTGGCCAAGGCGTGCGACCGGATGTGCTCGCACTACCTCAACCAGGGCGCGCGGCTGGACCGCGACCTGCTGGTAACGGGCGCCATCCTGCACGACATCGGCAAGGTGCGCGAGCTGGCGGCGCGGCGCACCTTTTCGTACACCGACGAGGGGCAGCTCCTGGGGCACATCCTCATCGGCCTGCAGATCGTCACGCGCGAGGCGGAGGCGATCCCCGCCATCCGGCCGGACAAGCTTCTCCACCTGCAGCACCTCATCGCCAGCCACCAGGGACGGCTGGAGTGGGCATCGCCCAAGGAGCCGCAGACGCTGGAGGCGATGATCCTGCACATGGCCGACGACCTGGACGCCAAGATGAACCCCGCCATGGCGGCCCTCGCGGCCGTGGACGACGGCGGATGGACCGCGTACGACCGCAGCATGGGGCGCTCCCTCTTCCAGCCCCCTGCCTTCCCCGCGACCTCGCAGGTGGAGCCGGTGCCGGCCGCCGAGGTGGTGGGAGTGGTCCTGGACATGTTCCGCGGCTGA